The window GGGGGGTTCAATTTCGACAACGTCACCTTTTTCCTGAACATAATGGACGTACTGGTGGGCGACGAATCCTTCATCGCGCTGCGCAGCAAGCGGGTCCGGTACCGGACGCTTGAAACCGTCGAACAGCAGACTCTGGCCTACACCCTGCAACGGGCGGAGGACGAGGACGAAGCCGAACAGGAGGCACAGGCGGCCCTGGACCAGGCCCGCCGCCGGCTCACGGCCCGCGTGGACGAGGTCCGGCAGCGGACCGACCTGGACGAGCAGACCCGCCGGATCATGGTCCGGAACCTGGAGGAAGTGGAGAACCGGCGGTTCGAGACGCTGAAGACCAACATCGAGGCCGAAAAGGAAGCCAGAATCCAGGACGGCAAGGAAATGATGGAAGGTCAGATCCGCCTGATTCAGAACACCATCAAGAACCTCGCCGCCCTGCTTCCACCCGTGCCGGTCTTCCTCCTGGGCGTATTTATCTTCCTCCGGCGCAGGCGCCGGGAGAACGATGCGGCCGCCGCCGCGCGAAGGCTGAGGAACTGACCATGGAAGAGACCCGAAAGACGCTGGTCTTCGTCGGCGTTGCGGCGCTGGTGACCGTCGCGGCCTATTTCGCGGCGCCGGCCGATCCGACGCTGGAGGCCTTCTCCGACCGGGGCGAGGTCTTCTTTCCCGAGTTCACCGATCCCAACGAAGCGGCCTCGCTGGAGGTCATCGATTTCGACGAGATCACCGGGAGCGTCGCCGCGTTCAACGTGGTGTTCAAAGGTACGCGCTGGCGCATTCCTTCCCATCACAACTACCCGGCCGATGATCGGGACCGCCTGGCCCGTACCGCCGCGGGACTCATCGAGGTCCGCAAGGACGACGTGGTCGCCGAGGTTGCCGCGGATCACGAGGCCCTGGGCGTGGTGGACCCGCTCGACGAAGCTGTCGCCTCCCTGGCCGGACGGGGCAAGCGCGTCACGGTCAAGGACGGGAACGACAACCTGCTCGCCGACCTCATCGTCGGCAAAAGCGTACCCGGACGGGAGGGCAGGTACCGCTACCTCCGGGTGCCGGGACAGAAACGGACCTACGCGGCGCGCTTCGACGTGGACGTGTCGTCCCGTTTCGGCGACTGGATAGAGAAGGACCTCCTGGAAGTGGACCAGAATCGGATCGAGCAGGTCATCCTGAAGGACTACTCCATAGACGAACGCACCCGGGTCCTGAACCAGCGCGACACGATCATCCTGACGCGGGGCGACCCCGACTGGACGGCCAACCGCATGCGAAGCGGGGAGAAAGTCGACGGGGCGAAGATGGAAGACCTGCTCAAGGCCCTGGATGAACTGACCATCGTGGGGGTCCGTCCCAAGCCGGCCGGCCTTTCCAGGAGTCTGGAGGACAACGAGGGCATCAACATAACCCGCGGCGACCTGGCCTCCCTGCAGGAGAAAGGCTACTTCTTCACCCGGGACGGCCAGCTGGTTTCCAACGAAGGGGAGACGCAGGTCCGCACGGCGGACGGGGTCGTATACACGCTACGCTTCGGTGAGATCGTGTACGGGGCCGGAGACGCGGTTACCGCCGGTTCGGGCGGCGCCGGGGTCGGAGGTTCAGACGAACCTGGAGAAAATCGGTACCTGTTCATCACGACCGGATTCAACGCGGGCATGTTCCCGGAACCGCCCAGGCCCGGCGACCTGGCTTTCCAGGGCCGGGCGGACTCGCTCTGGACCGACGCCGACCGGACCAATGCCGATCTGCAGGAAAAACATGAAGCCTGGCAAAGCAACGTGGATACCGGGCGGCGGACCTCCGCGGACCTGAACGCCCGCTTCGCACGGTGGTACTACGTGATCTCCGCGGACAGCTTTGACCGGATCCATCTCAGGCGCGGAGACCTGGTCGCCACCGAGTGAGCGCTTCACCCGGCACTATCGCGCCGCGTGCGAAGAGATTGCGCCGCGCGTGGCGATAACAGCGTATCCCATACCCGCCACGATACGTACACGCGGTTCGAAGAACCCCTACCAGGGATGACCGATTGAACCAGGATCAGACCTGCGCGGCGGTCATCGCGCGCACCCTGCACGACTCCGGCGTCCGCGTCGCCTTTGGCCATCCAGGCGGCGAAGTGCTGGAACTGATCGACGCACTCGAACGCGCGGGCATCCGGTTCGTCCTGACCGGCCACGAATCCACGGCGGCGTTCATGGCCGCGGCCGCCGGACGACTGACCGGGATTCCGGGGGTGTGCGTCGCGACGCTGGGGCCGGGTGCATGCAACCTGGTTCTCGGCGTCGGCACCGCCTTCCTGGACCGCGATCCGATCGTGGCCATCTCCGCGCGGACGTCGACGGAGCGGCACCACCGGAGCAACAAGCAGAACCTTCCCCTGATCGATCTGTTCACGCCCATCACCCGATGGTCTGCCGACCTGGAAGACGCCGCGGTCGAAGACACCGTTAAAAACGCCCTGTCCACCTCCGCCGGTCCGCCGCGGGGTCCGGTATACCTTTCCCTGCCGTCCGACGTGGCGGGGAAGCCGGCCGTCGATGGCGATTCCGGGAATCGGGATGCCGTCCGCGGATCTGTAAATCGAGCCGGCGCCGGGCAGATCCAGCCAGGGTATCCGCCTCTCCCGCCCCCCCCGGGCGAAGCCGATCTCTCCCGCATTCTGTCCGCCCTGAACGAAGCCGAGAGACCCGTTGCCGTGGTCGGCATCGCCATGGACGCGACAAGGGACGCGCCGACCGTGCGGCGCTTCCTGCGGGATACCGGCCTGCCCTATACCACGACCGTTCAGGCGAAGGGGATCGCCGACGAGCGCGGAGCCGGATTCCTGGGCACAATCGCACCGGCCGCCGGCGAAGACCGGATCATCGAATGGCTGGAGCAAAGCGACTGCGTCCTGGGCATCGGATTCGATCCCGTGGAGATCTCCCGGCTCTGGCACTTCGATGCGCCGCTGCACGTGGTCACCAACGCCCCCGTGGGCTTCGGCGCCTGGAGCCCGCCCGCTTCCTGCGTAGGCGAGGTGGCCGGCCTGCTCGGCCGGATCGCGGAGGGTTATACCGGGCGCGGCGCGTGGACGGACGATGACATCCGGTACCTGAGAGCGCGCGTAGACGCGGTCTACCACCCCCCGGCCGCCGAGG is drawn from Gemmatimonadota bacterium and contains these coding sequences:
- a CDS encoding DUF4340 domain-containing protein, with amino-acid sequence MEETRKTLVFVGVAALVTVAAYFAAPADPTLEAFSDRGEVFFPEFTDPNEAASLEVIDFDEITGSVAAFNVVFKGTRWRIPSHHNYPADDRDRLARTAAGLIEVRKDDVVAEVAADHEALGVVDPLDEAVASLAGRGKRVTVKDGNDNLLADLIVGKSVPGREGRYRYLRVPGQKRTYAARFDVDVSSRFGDWIEKDLLEVDQNRIEQVILKDYSIDERTRVLNQRDTIILTRGDPDWTANRMRSGEKVDGAKMEDLLKALDELTIVGVRPKPAGLSRSLEDNEGINITRGDLASLQEKGYFFTRDGQLVSNEGETQVRTADGVVYTLRFGEIVYGAGDAVTAGSGGAGVGGSDEPGENRYLFITTGFNAGMFPEPPRPGDLAFQGRADSLWTDADRTNADLQEKHEAWQSNVDTGRRTSADLNARFARWYYVISADSFDRIHLRRGDLVATE
- a CDS encoding thiamine pyrophosphate-binding protein, whose product is MNQDQTCAAVIARTLHDSGVRVAFGHPGGEVLELIDALERAGIRFVLTGHESTAAFMAAAAGRLTGIPGVCVATLGPGACNLVLGVGTAFLDRDPIVAISARTSTERHHRSNKQNLPLIDLFTPITRWSADLEDAAVEDTVKNALSTSAGPPRGPVYLSLPSDVAGKPAVDGDSGNRDAVRGSVNRAGAGQIQPGYPPLPPPPGEADLSRILSALNEAERPVAVVGIAMDATRDAPTVRRFLRDTGLPYTTTVQAKGIADERGAGFLGTIAPAAGEDRIIEWLEQSDCVLGIGFDPVEISRLWHFDAPLHVVTNAPVGFGAWSPPASCVGEVAGLLGRIAEGYTGRGAWTDDDIRYLRARVDAVYHPPAAEGPEGMSPYHLVGVLRDALPEDTIVSSDVGAHKNVMGQRWLAPGPDTFLMSNGLSSMGYGVGAAMGAATVCPERPVVAVTGDGAFAMMVQELETIRRTGISPLLVVLYDASLAVIKIAQQARGLPETGVDFAPVDWVKVAEGFGVGAEAAGNLAEVRDAVRHWVRHREARVLIVPVDEGLYTGLKY